The Arachis hypogaea cultivar Tifrunner chromosome 16, arahy.Tifrunner.gnm2.J5K5, whole genome shotgun sequence genome contains a region encoding:
- the LOC112759092 gene encoding heavy metal-associated isoprenylated plant protein 39-like — MKKVVLKLDLHGDKIKQKAMKTVSGISGVESVSVDMKEKKMSLIGEIDPVHVVGKLRKWCHTEILSVGPAKKEEAKKPKENKKQEAAKIYEAYPLYYQMRLATTKYHYQPYQYATSGGEEEYNNGCVIF; from the exons atgaag AAAGTTGTGTTGAAGTTGGATTTACATGGTGAcaaaatcaagcaaaaagctATGAAAACTGTCTCTGGCATTTCAG gGGTTGAATCAGTATCTGTGGACATGAAGGAAAAGAAAATGAGTTTAATTGGTGAAATTGATCCGGTACATGTAGTAGGGAAATTACGAAAATGGTGTCACACAGAAATATTATCAGTTGGGCCAGCTAAGAAGGAAGAAGCTAAGAAGCCAAAAGAGAATAAGAAACAAGAAGCTGCAAAGATATATGAAGCATATCCACTTTATTACCAAATGAGACTAGCAACTACAAAATATCATTATCAACCATACCAATATGCTACAAGTGGTGGAGAAGAAGAATATAATAACGGCTGTGTGATCTTCTAG